A DNA window from Acropora muricata isolate sample 2 unplaced genomic scaffold, ASM3666990v1 scaffold_716, whole genome shotgun sequence contains the following coding sequences:
- the LOC136906814 gene encoding uncharacterized protein, with translation MITTKVKAKASVDIFKPASAIVEEVLLEDLKDVPCLCLPKPEYLARVANRHRQRLRPKDPRDLNFDLEQDHIPDGFLRGDLQVRQNRRHLIFATDQQLQHLARAKSWYIDGTFKLCRHPFNQLMTVNAFVRSDDHAKQVPLLFVLMSGRKKNDYKKVLKRLLEILPSAPAVRQVTLDFERAIWAALRDVIPHAKLHGCVFHWTQALWRKVQELGLQSSYTHDRGTHLYIKKMMALPFLPEEEIEPMFQRLQRQASEPLQQFTDYVNNTWINGTWGPSDWTAFKKAIRTNNDVEGWHNALNRRASGRGQLPLYLLIKFLHKEATLTALHIRLVSERKLKRIQRRKYRELQAKLFELWDQYEAKERSAKRLLKACSHLNGPRES, from the exons ATGATAACAACAAAAGTCAAGGCCAAAGCATCAGTCGACATCTTCAAACCAGCATCTGCCATTGTGGAAGAGGTCCTTTTAGAAGACCTGAAGGATGTTCCCTGTCTGTGTCTGCCAAAGCCGGAGTACCTAGCCCGAGTTGCCAACCGACACCGACAGCGCCTGAGACCAAAAGATCCAAGAGATCTTAATTTCGATTTAGAGCAAGACCACATTCCAGACGGGTTCCTGCGAGGAGACTTACAAGTGCGCCAAAACCGTAGGCATTTGATTTTCGCCACCGATCAGCAGCTACAGCACCTTGCCCGAGCCAAGTCTTGGTATATAGACGGCACATTCAAACTATGTCGGCACCCGTTCAACCAGCTAATGACCGTGAATGCCTTCGTCAGAAGCGACGACCATGCCAAACAAGTGCCCCTCCTCTTCGTACTGATGTCGGGAAGAAAGAAGAACGATTACAAAAAAGTGCTCAAACGGCTACTCGAGATCCTCCCCTCAGCCCCGGCCGTTCGACAAGTGACATTAGATTTTGAGAGAGCAATCTGGGCCGCTTTAAGAGACGTAATCCCTCATGCAAAGCTGCACGGTTGTGTATTCCACTGGACCCAAGCCCTGTGGAGAAAG GTGCAAGAACTCGGCCTTCAATCATCGTATACTCATGACCGTGGTACACACTTATACATTAAAAAGATGATGGCGCTGCCTTTCCTGCCTGAAGAAGAGATTGAACCCATGTTTCAACGGCTTCAACGACAAGCTTCGGAGCCTCTGCAACAGTTCACAGATTACGTAAACAATACCTGGATCAACGGCACGTGGGGACCCTCCGACTGGACCGCATTCAAGAAAGCCATCCGCACCAACAATGATGTTGAAGGCTGGCATAATGCACTCAACCGCCGAGCCTCTGGACGAGGACAGCTGCCATTGTATTTACTCATAAAGTTCCTACACAAAGAAGCTACACTTACCGCCCTCCACATCCGCCTCGTTTCAGAGaggaaattgaaaagaattcagCGACGCAAGTACCGCGAGCTGCAGGCGAAACTGTTCGAACTTTGGGACCAGTATGAAGCAAAAGAACGATCAGCCAAACGTTTGCTGAAAGCATGCTCCCACCTCAATGGACCGAGGGAAAGTTAA